The sequence below is a genomic window from Anaerocolumna chitinilytica.
TGAATAAACTAATAAGAAGCCAATTATAAATAGAGGGTGACTAAATGAATCATAATACAAAATTGACCGGAATGGTAGTTTACCCAAATGACCCGGAATACCAGCAGGCCCGCATGAATTGGAATCCGTTTACTAACGCATTTCCCATCGTATTTGTTTTTGCTCAAAACGATGAAGATGTGTCAAATGCTGTTAAATGGGCTCGTGAGAATAAAGTACCCATTCGTATGCGAAGCGGCAGGCATGCGCTAGCAAAAGATTTTTCCCAAACCGATGGCGGAATTGTTATAGATACCAGTCATATGAGAAATGTCATGCTTGACAAGGAAAACAATATAGCAAAAGTTCAAGCAGGAATACGTGTAGGTCAGCTTGTAAGAATGCTTGCAAGAGAAGGTATCCTGGCACCTTTTGGTGACAGCTCAACCGTAGGTATAGGCGGTATAAGCCCCGGCGGGGGAATCACTGCGATACAGCGCACTGCTGGATTGATTTCCGATAATATTCTGGGTGTTACCTTAGTGGATGCCTATGGAAGAATTCTGCAGGTGAATGCTTGCGAAAATTCTGACCTTTTTTGGGCTATTCGCGGTGGTGGAGGAGGTAATTTCGGAATCATAACCTCTTACACGTTTAAAGTAAGAACTGCTCCCTGTAAAGTCGGAATATTTGAAGTAGTCTGGCCTTGGGAACAGTTAAATGAAGTTATTGATGCCTGGCAAAGGTGGGCATCTTTTGTAGATACCAGACTTGGTACCATCTTAGAGGCATACTCAAAAACCAATGGTTTACTGCACTCCCAAGGAATATTCCTTGGCTCAGCTGAGGAATTGGAAAGAATTATCTTACCATTAACCAATACAGGTGCACCAATTAAGGTGTTTGTGGATGAGGTTACATTATTAGAAGCAATTGACTTTTGGGCACCGAATGAGCCTCTGTTTGACTCACAAAAGAGTACTTGGTCATCAGCTTGGGTTGAGAATTATGTACCGGAAGAGGGGATTGCAGCTATGAGAGACTTTCTTGAAAAAGCTACCGGAACCGAATCCAATTTCTTCTTCCTGAACTCCGGAGGGGTAATGAATCAGATACCACCTGAAGATACAGCATTTTTCTGGCGTAACACGAGATATTATATGGAATGGGATGCCTCATGGACGGATGATTGTGAAACGCGAAAGAGCATTAGACTAGTCGAACAGACTCGTACAAGACTGCAGCCCTATATAACCGGTTCCTATGTTAATGTCCCTGATTTATGTATAAGAAATTATGGTGAGGAATATTATGGCGGTAATTTTGAAAGGCTTCGTCTAATAAAAGAACGTTACGACCCGGAAAATGTTTTTAACTTTGTTCAAAGTATTCCGCCGATTTGCATGTGTGATAAAGAAATTTAATATGTAGGAATCTTAAGCTGTAATCTCTGGGATTGCAGCTTTAATAAATTTTGAAAGATATTGAATGAAATTTCTCAATATCTTTTTTCTGTTACTTTCTATCGGTAATCAAAAGATTTTTACTATACTTATTATTTAATTGTAACTTAATATAAGTAATGATTATTATTATAATTATATACAAATATGATAAATATAAAATTAAAATTTTAGTGCATATTTTATGATAAATGGAATATTATACCATGGTTTATTGAATAAATTAATGGTAAACTAGTACTATTGATGAAATTAAGGGGGTTTTGAACAAAAGACAAAAAATGTAATTAATTACTAAATTTTTAATTTTCACTAAAATAATCAGAGGGTGGTAAAGTTATGAAATACTTAAAAATACGTCAGTAAGGTTAAATTTGAATTTATCAACTGTTAGAAGCGATTACGAAAAATTATTTTTTTTAATTATAATTGTCGAAAAATAAAATATAATGTGGTAATATGATATATTTGTGAAGTGATATTTAAAATACTAATATTAATAAGGGGATTAAGGATGAAAAGCATTCGAACAAAACTATACCTATTTACGGCAGTATTACTTTTTCTAGCAATTACCGGGGTAAGTGTATTATCTGTTATCAGTGCACGCAGTGCATTAGAAAAGACAGCAGAAAAAACAATGGAGGCAATGGTAGAGCAGGGGGCCGAGGTCGTTGAAAGTAAAATTAACTGGCAGATTTCAGTTTTAGAGACGCTGGCACAAAGCGAATTCCTAATGGACGATACTAGCAGCATGGAAGAGAAATTGACACATTTTTCAGATGCTATCGAAAAGAATGGGTATTTAAAGGTTGGATTAGCTGATCTTGAAGGCAATACAATCTTTAGTAATGGTACGAATACAAATGTAGCAGACAGAGAGTATTTTCAAAAAGCAAGTAAAGGGGAATCCAATGCTTCAGATCCTTTGATAAGTAAAACAGAGGGTATTATCGTTGAAATATATGCAGTACCTATAATGAAGGAAGGAAAAGTAACAGGTGTTTTAACTGCTGTAAAGGACGGAAGCGAAATTAGTAACATCGTAAATGCAATTACCTTTGGTAAATCCGGAAAAGCTTTCATGCTTAATAAGGATGGCGTAAAAATTGCACATTATACTCAAGAATTAGTTGATAAGCAGGATAATGATCTTGAAAATGTGAAGCAAAATCCGGAGCTTGCGTCTCTAGTTAAGTTGGAAAAGAGAATGATTGCTGGTGAATCGGGTTATGGTAAATATTATTATAATGGTGTAAATAAATTCATGGTATTCACTTCCGTGGGCAGTACAGGCTGGTCTTTAGCTGTTACAGTAAAAGATAGTGAGTTGCTCTCAGAGCTTACCTCTCTCATTACCGTCTGTATCGTAATGGCAGTCGTGTTTTTAATCATTTCAAGCATACTTATTTACTTTATTTCCGGAAGTATTACCAGGGGTATTAAAGTCGCAGTAAATTATATGCAACCAATGGCTCAGGGGGATTTTACGGTTGAGATCAGTGAAAAACATCTAAGGATAAAAGATGAAGTCGGGCAAATGTTAAACGGTATTAGTGTTATGCAAAAATCCTTAAAAGAAATGCTTGGTTTAATTATTAACAATTCAGCACAAATTGATAAAGATGCGGAGAGTCTGTCAGCCGTGTCGTTGGAAATGAGTGCTTCGACCAATGTAATGACAAATTCTATTCAAGAAGTTGCAAGAGGTACCGTCTCACAGACAGATGCCTTAGCGGATATAGCACAAGGTATCAGTGTATTCGGTTCTAATATTGATCGAATAACCTCTGATATAAAAACAGTAGATACAAATGCCAATGATATCTATCTTTCTTCAAAGGAAAGTAATACCAATATGCAAAACCTGGCAAAGTCTTTGGCTGATTTAAATACAACTTTTTCAGATTTTAAGAGCGGAATAACGAATCTTAACTTAAACATAAGCAAAATAAATGAAATTACAAATTTAATTAATTCGATATCAGAGCAGACTAACCTTTTGTCATTAAATGCTGCCATTGAAGCTGCCAGAGCAGGTGAGTCCGGCAAGGGCTTTGCAGTTGTTGCGGAAGAAATCCGTAAACTAGCTGAACAGTCAAGAACTTCAGCGGTTAGTATTTCAGATTTAATTAGTAATATTCAGACAGAAAGTAAAGTTATGATAGACACTGCCGGTTTTGTAAGCAAGGAATTTACAAATCAATCAGAGGCTATAGAGTCTACGCTTATATCTTTCCAGGCTATTATAGATGCGGTAAATGAAATCATACCTAAGATCGATACGGTTAATCAATCCGCTAATTTAATTAAATCAGAGAAAAATGACATCATGAGCAAAATTGAAGATATCTCTGCAATATCAGAAGAAACCTCAGCATCTTCAGAAGAAATTGCAGCCTCCACGGAGGAAATCGCAAAATCCACAGAGGATGTAGCTGCATCAGCAGTTAATCTTGGTGATTTAACAAAAGAAATGGGTCAGGCAGTAGCAAAATTTAAAATATAATTTTATTTGTTCTAAAAAATCCAAGGGTTCCAGAATTATTGATAAGTTCTGGAACCCTTGGATTTTTTGTACTATTGAAACTTCTCGGGAAGCAGTTTAATAATATCAAATTCGGATATCATAATAGTCCACAGCTGTTGATAGTAAACCATTAGGTTCCAAATACCCGAGCCCTTTATTCCATAATCTATGATCAAATCATCATTGGCTTTTATACTTCTGGCATCAATGGACCATACAATATGCTCGAAGGACTCCCCTGTAAAGGAGGAGTAATAGTAAAAATACGGAGTTAGTGATACCTCATCGAATAGAATCTGGGAACTGGTATCGCTTGCTAGAGCAATCGCTGAATTCAGAGTAAGTGCATGTGCTATTGTTTCTCCTTCTTTATAGGGAAGGGCCCAATCATAAGCAATTAATTGTTTTCCTATGGAGATATTTCTAGCACTGGTTATTGATGTAATGTAATCCATAAAGGCACGCAAAGCAGCTATTGAACTTACTGGTGCTGGGGGATTCTTATTAACTCCCCAATAATATTGTATAAAAATTAACCTGTAAACAATTTCGGCAATTGATTTATAATCAAGCTTTTCAAAGGTAAAGTTCCCATCTTCAACCTTAATATTGGGATTAATCGTTACGAATAATAAAAATCCTTTATCATTAAGCAAATTAAAGAATTTATTTATCAGTTTAATATATAAATTCTGATTCGTTAAATTTATGCTGGAGATAACAAGATTAACTCCGCTAAGTCCCTTTTCTGTTAACAAGTTTAAGGCAGTATTTATAAGATTAGCCTGATATTCTTCATTAAGTAATACTTCATAGACAATTTCTAAATTCGTTTCACCCTGTGGTGTCAGGGTAGATATCATTAGTAATGGCAATGTTCCATAAGCCTTTGCTAATCTAATAATTTCAGTATCGTCGCCATATGAAATGATATTACCCTTTTCTGTTACTCTATAATTAAAGATGGATAAGAAGGTCAAATATGGTAAGGACCTTTTGAGAATATCCATACTTACATAAGGATATACAAAACCATTGGTTGAGATTTCTCTTATTGTATTGTAGCTTATCACAAGGATATCCCCCGGATATATAAATTCTCTGTCATTCAATGAGGGATTATTTCTTAATAGCTGATTAATCGTAATACCAAAGCTATGGGCAATGCTGCTTATACTATCTCCTTCTTGGACTGTATATGTCTGGCGGGGATATGCGATGACAATGGTTTGACCAATCACAAGATTATCTGCATTTTCAAGTCCGTTATCAATAAGTAACTGATCTACGGTGACTTTATATTGTTCTGCTATTGAGGATATTGTATCCCCTTCTTGCACTACATATATATCCATATAGCCTCTTAAAATCTTGTTCTAAATAATATATATGCATATCCTCCTCTAAACAGTCATTGAAATAGATTCATGGGAATAAGTGGGCATTAATTAGTAATTAGTTCATAATTTTGTAGACAGAAATAGGTGTGATGCATATAATACAGGGTAATCTCTTTGCGCTGCATTACATTCTATAAAATGAATGCAAGATCAACAGTACAAACTGAGCAGGCGATAAATCCTGCATTGTAGGGTTTATGGGGCCGGGCTACGAATTTAGTAGCAGCAGATTGCCGTCTTGTGCACATCTGTGGGACAGTTGTTATGTTCCATAGGTGTGTTTTTTTATACCATGGAACAGAAGATGGACCTATAATGGAGTGCCATAAGAGAAATTCAAAAACCGTAATAGACGAAAACGGAGGATTCTTTTATGACAAAAATCATGAAAAACAGAACAGGATTAACAACCGCAGAAGTAGTTGAATTGCAATTGCAATTCGGAAAAAATGTACTGACACCTGATAAGCATGAGAACTTTATAAGAAAAGTTCTTCATATTATGTCTGAACCGATGTTCCTTTTATTGATTGCAGCAGCTGTAATTTATTTTATCCTTGGTGAACCCAGAGATGGTGCTATCATGCTGATATTCGTCATTGGAATTATTAGCATTGATATAATTCAGGAGTGGAAAACCGATAAAACTCTGAATGCGCTCAAGGATTTGTCAGCTCCTCATGTCACTGTTATAAGGGATGGGGAAGAGATGGTAATTGCTAGTGAGGATCTTGTTCCGGGCGATTTAATGATGATTTACGAAGGTGTTAAAATCCCGGCAGATGGAATTGTGATTAAGTGCAATGACCTTCAAGTAGATGAATCCTCTCTTACCGGTGAAACAGAAGGAGTCTGGAAGAATGTAAAGGATAAGACAGAGTCAACAGATGATTATTGGCGAAAGGACTATTGTTACGCCGGCACACTGGTAATACAGGGAAACGGTATAATCTGTGTGGATAAGATTGGAGCGGCAACCGAATACGGGAAAATCGGAGTAAATGTAGCAACAGCTGGCGATGAACTAACACCGCTTCAGAAGCAGACCGGAAGATTGATAAAAGTATGTGCTGTAATTGCAGTTGGATTTTTTGCCTTAGTCGGCGTTTTTACTTACTTAAACCTGACTGATCATACCCCCGGACCACGCTTGACCGAGAGCATTCTTTCCGGTATCACCCTTGCAATGGCAATGATTCCGGAAGAATTTCCTGTGATTATGACCGTTTTTCTATCTATGGGAGCATGGCGGCTTGCCAAAAAGCATTCACTTGTCCGCAAATTACCATCTGTTGAAACCTTAGGCTTAGTATCGGTATTATGTGTTGATAAAACAGGTACTATCACAATGAACCAAATGACGGTACAAAATACCTGGACACCGGAGGGGGATGAACATACCCTTCTGGAAGTAATGGGTCTCGCTTGTGAAACGGATGCTTATGACCCAATGGAAAAAGCAATACTGGCTTACTGTGATGACCATGGAATCTCAAAGGAAACCCTTTTTGACGGAGAATTGGTGAATGAATATGCATTTACCAATGAATTAAAGATGATGGGGCATGTTTGGCGCAGGAATGAAAAATATATGATAGCTGCTAAGGGTTCACCGGAAGGAATCTTATCAATATGCAGCATGACGTCTCAAGACAGAGAACTTGCATGGAATAAGGTTCTAGAAATGTCCAAAGAGGGGCTGCGTGTAATCGCAGTAGCTGCAGTTATGCTTAAGTCAGAGTCCGAGATTCCACTGTCGATTATGGAATGCAGATTGAACCTTTGCGGTTTGATAGGTCTTGCTGACCCGCCAAGAGAGGGTGTCAAAGAGGATGTAGAAATGTGCCGTAAGGCCGGCATACGAATCGTCATGATTACCGGGGATAATGGGATTACTGCCTCTACCATCGCAGAAAAAATCGGCATGGAGCATAAGGATAATATCATTACCGGTGACATGCTTAATGATATGACTGAAGAAGAGCTGAAGGAGGCGGTAAAGAAAGTGTCAATCTTTTCCCGTGTAATTCCTGAGCATAAAATGCGAATAGTGAAAGCATTTAAAGCAAATGGTGAGATTGTGGCTATGACAGGTGACGGTGTAAATGATGCACCGGCACTAAAGTATGCCGATATTGGCATCGCTATGGGGAAGCGTGGCAGTGAGGTATCTAGAGAAGCTGCTGATCTTATATTGCTGGATGATAATTTCAACACA
It includes:
- a CDS encoding FAD-binding oxidoreductase — its product is MNHNTKLTGMVVYPNDPEYQQARMNWNPFTNAFPIVFVFAQNDEDVSNAVKWARENKVPIRMRSGRHALAKDFSQTDGGIVIDTSHMRNVMLDKENNIAKVQAGIRVGQLVRMLAREGILAPFGDSSTVGIGGISPGGGITAIQRTAGLISDNILGVTLVDAYGRILQVNACENSDLFWAIRGGGGGNFGIITSYTFKVRTAPCKVGIFEVVWPWEQLNEVIDAWQRWASFVDTRLGTILEAYSKTNGLLHSQGIFLGSAEELERIILPLTNTGAPIKVFVDEVTLLEAIDFWAPNEPLFDSQKSTWSSAWVENYVPEEGIAAMRDFLEKATGTESNFFFLNSGGVMNQIPPEDTAFFWRNTRYYMEWDASWTDDCETRKSIRLVEQTRTRLQPYITGSYVNVPDLCIRNYGEEYYGGNFERLRLIKERYDPENVFNFVQSIPPICMCDKEI
- a CDS encoding methyl-accepting chemotaxis protein; this translates as MKSIRTKLYLFTAVLLFLAITGVSVLSVISARSALEKTAEKTMEAMVEQGAEVVESKINWQISVLETLAQSEFLMDDTSSMEEKLTHFSDAIEKNGYLKVGLADLEGNTIFSNGTNTNVADREYFQKASKGESNASDPLISKTEGIIVEIYAVPIMKEGKVTGVLTAVKDGSEISNIVNAITFGKSGKAFMLNKDGVKIAHYTQELVDKQDNDLENVKQNPELASLVKLEKRMIAGESGYGKYYYNGVNKFMVFTSVGSTGWSLAVTVKDSELLSELTSLITVCIVMAVVFLIISSILIYFISGSITRGIKVAVNYMQPMAQGDFTVEISEKHLRIKDEVGQMLNGISVMQKSLKEMLGLIINNSAQIDKDAESLSAVSLEMSASTNVMTNSIQEVARGTVSQTDALADIAQGISVFGSNIDRITSDIKTVDTNANDIYLSSKESNTNMQNLAKSLADLNTTFSDFKSGITNLNLNISKINEITNLINSISEQTNLLSLNAAIEAARAGESGKGFAVVAEEIRKLAEQSRTSAVSISDLISNIQTESKVMIDTAGFVSKEFTNQSEAIESTLISFQAIIDAVNEIIPKIDTVNQSANLIKSEKNDIMSKIEDISAISEETSASSEEIAASTEEIAKSTEDVAASAVNLGDLTKEMGQAVAKFKI
- a CDS encoding LysM peptidoglycan-binding domain-containing protein; this encodes MDIYVVQEGDTISSIAEQYKVTVDQLLIDNGLENADNLVIGQTIVIAYPRQTYTVQEGDSISSIAHSFGITINQLLRNNPSLNDREFIYPGDILVISYNTIREISTNGFVYPYVSMDILKRSLPYLTFLSIFNYRVTEKGNIISYGDDTEIIRLAKAYGTLPLLMISTLTPQGETNLEIVYEVLLNEEYQANLINTALNLLTEKGLSGVNLVISSINLTNQNLYIKLINKFFNLLNDKGFLLFVTINPNIKVEDGNFTFEKLDYKSIAEIVYRLIFIQYYWGVNKNPPAPVSSIAALRAFMDYITSITSARNISIGKQLIAYDWALPYKEGETIAHALTLNSAIALASDTSSQILFDEVSLTPYFYYYSSFTGESFEHIVWSIDARSIKANDDLIIDYGIKGSGIWNLMVYYQQLWTIMISEFDIIKLLPEKFQ
- a CDS encoding cation-translocating P-type ATPase translates to MTKIMKNRTGLTTAEVVELQLQFGKNVLTPDKHENFIRKVLHIMSEPMFLLLIAAAVIYFILGEPRDGAIMLIFVIGIISIDIIQEWKTDKTLNALKDLSAPHVTVIRDGEEMVIASEDLVPGDLMMIYEGVKIPADGIVIKCNDLQVDESSLTGETEGVWKNVKDKTESTDDYWRKDYCYAGTLVIQGNGIICVDKIGAATEYGKIGVNVATAGDELTPLQKQTGRLIKVCAVIAVGFFALVGVFTYLNLTDHTPGPRLTESILSGITLAMAMIPEEFPVIMTVFLSMGAWRLAKKHSLVRKLPSVETLGLVSVLCVDKTGTITMNQMTVQNTWTPEGDEHTLLEVMGLACETDAYDPMEKAILAYCDDHGISKETLFDGELVNEYAFTNELKMMGHVWRRNEKYMIAAKGSPEGILSICSMTSQDRELAWNKVLEMSKEGLRVIAVAAVMLKSESEIPLSIMECRLNLCGLIGLADPPREGVKEDVEMCRKAGIRIVMITGDNGITASTIAEKIGMEHKDNIITGDMLNDMTEEELKEAVKKVSIFSRVIPEHKMRIVKAFKANGEIVAMTGDGVNDAPALKYADIGIAMGKRGSEVSREAADLILLDDNFNTIVETIKDGRRIFDNIRKAVGYVFTIHIPIAFASLLAPVLHVTPSALLLLPLHVVLLELLIDPTCSIILERQPAETDLMERKPRDSGEKLLNVHIMLKSILQGITIFLASFGTYYVTLAGNPENASVARSMGITILMLANLLIVQVNSSENDFIFQTINRLIKDRVMWIANIGTLLMLVIILFTPLSGLLKLAPLSPGQFFGSFGIAMLAVLWYEPIKLFHKLRKG